Sequence from the Bryobacteraceae bacterium genome:
CGGTTCCACACCTCAGCTCTACCGCAACGACGGTGGCAAGTTCACCCGCGCCACCATCAATGCCGGCATCCGCGAGCCGCCCTCCTGGGGCGCCATCGGCATCGCACTCGGCGACTACGACCGCGACGGCGACCTCGACTTCTTCGTGAATGGCCTCGCCGGCTCTCCCAATCGCCTCTATCGCAACGAAGGCGGCTGGCGCTTCACCGACGTCGCGGGAGAGGCCGGCGTCGCCATGCAGGGCCACAGCGGCTACGTGGCCTTCTTCACCGACTACGACAACGACGGCTTCCCCGACCTGCTCGCTACCGCCCTCGCGCCCTGGGATGCCGCCGTCGACGGCCTCAAGCTCGGCTTCGATCCCCGCCGCGTCCACACCGACAGCGTGCGCCTCTACCGCAACCAGGGCGACGGCGCGTTTCGCGACGCCACCGCCGAAGCCCGCCTCTCCGCTCCCATGGGCGTGATGGGCGCCGGAGTCGCCGACATCGACAACGACGGGTACACCGACTTCTACTTCGGCACTGGCGACCCGCAAATGACCCGCCTCGAGCCGAACCGCTTCTTCCGCAACAACGGCAACGGAACCTTCAGCGACATCACCTTCGCCACCGGCATCGCCCGCCCCGGACAGAAAGGGCACGGCGTCTGCTTCGCCGACATCGACGAAGACGGCGGCCTCGACCTATATGCCCAACTCGGCGGCCACTACCCCGGCGACCACGCCCGCAATGCCTTCTACCGCAACCTCCGCGGATCCGAAAACCACTGGCTCGCGATCGATCTCGAAGGTCTCGGCGCCAACCGCAACGGCATCGGCGCGGCCGTCATCGCGAAAGCCGGCAAGCTCACCGTCTACCGCGAGGTGAAGGGCGGCGAAGGCTTCGGCTCGACGAATCCCTATCGCGTCCACATCGGACTCGGCGGAGCGTCAAAAGCGGACGTCGAGGTCCGCTGGCCCTCCGGAGCGGTCAGCCAACTGCACACCGCCGCCAATCGCGTCATCCGCGTGAAAGAAGAGCGAAAACTCCTAGCGCCGCCGTAGAACCCGGCCCGGGTTCGTTTGCGCGAATTTTCCGCCGTCGATCACCGGCTCCCCGTTCACGATCACGTATGGAATCCCCTCCGGAAAAGCCACCGGGTGCGCGAAATTGGCTTTATCCCGCACCTTTTCCGGGTCAAACACCACCAGATCGGCGGCTAATCCGAGCGCGATGCGGCCCCGATCGTACAGTCCAAGCCGGTTCGCCGCGAGCGACGACATCTTCCTCACCGCCGCCTCCCATGAGATCACCTTCCCGTCCCGCACATAGTGCGCCAAAATCCGGGGGAACGAACCAAACGCGCGGGGGTGCGCGCCCGTCGCCGACACCGGGGTCGGGGCTGCGTCCGTGCATACGCTCACCCACTCCGTGCGCAACGCCAAGTGCTTCTGTTCCTCGTTCATACTGCGTGGGTTAACGCTCACCTCGCCCGCCGCCACGAGATCGAAAAACGCCGTCCAGTCGTCCACGCCGCGCATCTTCGCGATCTCCGCCACGGACTTGGCTTCGAAACGCTTCTCCCCTCCCGCGCCCACCGACGCCACCAGCACGTTGTCCCAATTCCGACCCACGTGACGGTACCAGTTCTCCCAATCGTTGGTCGATTCCACCTCGTCGCGCAACGCGCGCCGCACGGCCGGATCTTTGAGCGTCGCCAAAAACGGCGCAGCGCCTTTGCCGTAGTGCCGCGGATGCAGAAACGAGCCGAGCCCGATGCCGTTGCGCACGTAGGGATAAATATCGGCGGTGACGTCCTGTCCGCGGTCCCGCGCGGCCTGGATCAAGTCGACAGACTTCTGCATCAGCGGCCAGTTGTCTTCGCCGGCCGCCTTTAGGTGAAAGATATGCACCGGAACGCCGCCGGCTTCGCCGATGTGCATGGACTCCTTCACGGCGTCGAGCACGGCGAAGCTCTCGTTGCGCATGTGCGTGAGGTAGATGCCGTTGTAGCGCCCGGCGACCTTGGCCAACTCGACCAGTTCTTCGGTGGTGGCGTAGGTGCCCGGCGGGTAGATGAGCGCCGTCGAGAGCCCGACCGCGCCATCTTCCATCGCCTCCTCGACGAGCTTGCGCATCTTGTCGAGTTCGGCCGGCGTGGGCGCGCGGTTCTCGACGCCCATCACGGTCCGCCGCACCTGCGCCGCGCCGACGTTGTGGACGACGTTGATGGCGATACCTTTGGCTTCGAGGGTGCGGAAGTAGGGCGAGAAACGCGGCCATCGCTCGCTGGGCGCCACGGATCCGCCTTCGCCCGCGAGCAGGGTCGTGATGCCCTGGCGCAGCTTGCTCTCGGCGGCCGCGCGGTCAGCGAGGAGCGGCTCGCTCGAGTTGCCCATCATGTCGATGAAGCCGGGGGCGAGGAAGCGCCCGGAGATATCGATGGCGCGTTTGCCTTGCGACGGCGGGATGCGGCCGATGGCGGCGATACGCCCCTGCGCGATGGCGACATCGGCGCGATACCAGGCGTTTCCCGACCCGTCGATCACGCGCCCGCCGTGAAGAACAAGATCGTAGGTCTGCGCGCCAAGCGTGGCGGTGACGAGCAGTAGCGGTAGCAGCTTCATTTGTTGATTATTGCGCGGGCGGCGCGAGGGACGGCGGATCGAGACCGAGCAAGGCGCGCTCGCGGACCACCTCGGGCAGCAGCGCCTCGATCTCGACGGGCGGCGCGGCCGCCGACTCGATCCGTTCCCGGCAGCGACGCGTGAGGCGCCTCGCCAGAGGCCACTGGCCGAAAGCGTCGTCGTACAGCGCGCGCTCGATAAAGTCCTTCGAACCGCGCGCCTCGTTGAGCAGTCCCACCGGGTCTTCTTCCGTCATAGCCAGAACCTCTTTCTGCGTGACCGCAGCAGCCAGATGAAGAACGGTCCTCCGAGCAGCGCCGTCACCACGCCTACGGGCAGTTCGGCCGGCGCCACCACAACGCGCGCGAAGGTGTCGGCGAGCGCCAGGAACCCCGCCCCGGCGAGAAACGAACACGGCAGCAGCAGCCGGTGATCCGGATCGAGCAGGAGCCGAAGTGCGTGAGGCACGATGAGCCCGATGAATCCGATCGGCCCGGTAAACGCAGTGATCAGGCCGGTGAGGAACGAAGCGCTGAGAAATCCGGTGATCGTCAGCCGGCGCACGTCGACTCCGCGCGCCGCCGCCCACTCCTCTCCGGCCGCGATCGCGTTCCAATCGCGCCCCTGCATCACCACCGCGCCGCAGGCCGCCGCCGCGAGCGCGGCCACGATGGCGAGCGTCGGGTACGCCACCGGCTCCAATCCACCCATCAGCCAGCGCGCGATCGAGAACGACTGCGAAAGCGACGCCAGGCTGTGCAGGAACAGGATGAGCGATCCGCAGATGCTGTTGAGCGCGACGCCTGCCAGTAGCAGGGTCGACGAAGAAACGCGGCGGCCATCGGAGGCGATCGCAGTTACGATCGCGAGCATCGCCGCCGCGCCGGCGAAGGCGCCGATCCAGATGGCCGGGAAGCCGGCGATTTCGGTCCACCCGAGGGTGATCATCACAACCGCGCCCAACGCCGCGCCGCTTGAAACGCCGGTGGTGTACGGTGTCGCCAGGGCATCGCGGAGCAGCGCTTGAAACAGCGCCCCGGAAAGA
This genomic interval carries:
- a CDS encoding D-aminoacylase, which gives rise to MKLLPLLLVTATLGAQTYDLVLHGGRVIDGSGNAWYRADVAIAQGRIAAIGRIPPSQGKRAIDISGRFLAPGFIDMMGNSSEPLLADRAAAESKLRQGITTLLAGEGGSVAPSERWPRFSPYFRTLEAKGIAINVVHNVGAAQVRRTVMGVENRAPTPAELDKMRKLVEEAMEDGAVGLSTALIYPPGTYATTEELVELAKVAGRYNGIYLTHMRNESFAVLDAVKESMHIGEAGGVPVHIFHLKAAGEDNWPLMQKSVDLIQAARDRGQDVTADIYPYVRNGIGLGSFLHPRHYGKGAAPFLATLKDPAVRRALRDEVESTNDWENWYRHVGRNWDNVLVASVGAGGEKRFEAKSVAEIAKMRGVDDWTAFFDLVAAGEVSVNPRSMNEEQKHLALRTEWVSVCTDAAPTPVSATGAHPRAFGSFPRILAHYVRDGKVISWEAAVRKMSSLAANRLGLYDRGRIALGLAADLVVFDPEKVRDKANFAHPVAFPEGIPYVIVNGEPVIDGGKFAQTNPGRVLRRR
- a CDS encoding iron ABC transporter permease gives rise to the protein MATEPGRRFVLALTASAVFALAAAAIAVAAGSSRLDFAAAFAGQTPHYEVLVQFRLPRVLLALLAGGGLALSGALFQALLRDALATPYTTGVSSGAALGAVVMITLGWTEIAGFPAIWIGAFAGAAAMLAIVTAIASDGRRVSSSTLLLAGVALNSICGSLILFLHSLASLSQSFSIARWLMGGLEPVAYPTLAIVAALAAAACGAVVMQGRDWNAIAAGEEWAAARGVDVRRLTITGFLSASFLTGLITAFTGPIGFIGLIVPHALRLLLDPDHRLLLPCSFLAGAGFLALADTFARVVVAPAELPVGVVTALLGGPFFIWLLRSRRKRFWL